A stretch of the Archangium violaceum genome encodes the following:
- a CDS encoding serine/threonine protein kinase — translation MKKNEAGSVSWTPAASVVVDPDLDERTQAADVESLFSSTSPPRDERSQPNTWDGPSGSGISGSGISGSGISGSGITGEGEQQGNALRPGTRIQHYELIRELGSGGMGTVFLARDTRLGRRVAIKFLHTQDADLTKRFILEARTTARCSHENIVIIYEVGESHAGPFMVLEFLQGQPLTKVMGKQRLPPARAVELMVPVVRALACAHEQGIVHRDLKPENIVVTDSGGIKVLDFGIAKVLQGDEPNEGLLTQAHGKPHLPSVEELGEDISNLTRRGAIMGTMAYMAPEQWGIGVPIDHRADIWAVGIMLFRMIAGKHPLDPLRGPQLMVTAMMDEPMPRLQSVVPDAPPDLAAVIDRCLLKPKDERFPDAQSLLRALEPFLPGRYSRELRIDESPYAGLSSFQEADADRFFGRTREIAALVNRISDRPLLAVVGPSGTGKSSFVRAGLVPVLKRSGTAWESLVIRPGRSPLTALANIIAPLMSSSTTVEEDIQEQQKLVERLHAEPGYVGSVLRSRARRERRKILLFIDQFEELYTLVPDARERLAFTACLSGIADDATSPIRVILSIRSDFLDRVPEDERFMAELSQGLYFLTSPSREGLRDALVQPAEMAGYQFETPAMVDNMLEHLDATQGALPLLQFAATQLWESRDTKRKLLTESAYQSIGGIAGALASHADNVLASMSNTERTLVRALFLRLVTPDRTRAIVSLDELRELTKDSGEMQRLIDHLVQARLLVVQTGGGATGATVEIVHESLLHSWPTLRRWLDEGQEDAGFLEQLRNAARQWQAKNFDDNLLWRGEMVEEAQRFQRRFRGELPRLHQDYLEAVFSQAKKGKRLRRALLIGATTFLGLLVIAAAVALVVIRNAQQEAERQAEVALKAEVVARTAEMEAKQRLAEVQAKELERQKAQQEAEAANAQVELTNEELLRKNDELLSALERAQEAQLRAKGARRRAERSAREAREAKEEAIRAAESLATLLRREQERVQRLQSQLGSPVIEVLK, via the coding sequence ATGAAGAAGAACGAAGCAGGTTCCGTGAGCTGGACCCCCGCCGCCTCCGTGGTGGTGGACCCGGATCTGGACGAGCGCACGCAGGCCGCGGACGTGGAGTCGCTCTTCTCCTCCACTTCGCCCCCCCGAGACGAGCGCTCGCAACCCAATACCTGGGATGGCCCCTCGGGCTCGGGCATCTCCGGCTCCGGAATCTCCGGCTCCGGCATTTCGGGCTCTGGCATCACGGGCGAAGGGGAGCAGCAGGGCAACGCGCTCAGGCCCGGCACGCGCATCCAGCACTACGAGCTCATCCGCGAGCTCGGCAGTGGTGGCATGGGGACCGTCTTCCTCGCCCGTGACACCCGGCTCGGCCGGCGCGTGGCCATCAAGTTCCTGCACACCCAGGACGCGGACCTCACCAAACGATTCATCCTCGAGGCGCGGACCACCGCGCGCTGCAGCCACGAGAACATCGTCATCATCTACGAGGTGGGCGAGTCGCACGCCGGCCCGTTCATGGTGCTCGAGTTCCTCCAGGGCCAACCGCTCACGAAGGTGATGGGCAAACAGCGCCTGCCGCCCGCGCGGGCCGTGGAGCTGATGGTGCCGGTGGTGCGCGCGCTGGCGTGCGCCCACGAGCAGGGCATCGTCCACCGCGACCTCAAGCCCGAGAACATCGTCGTGACGGACTCGGGCGGCATCAAGGTGCTCGACTTCGGCATCGCCAAGGTGCTCCAGGGCGACGAGCCCAACGAAGGGCTCCTCACCCAGGCCCACGGCAAGCCCCACCTGCCCTCCGTCGAGGAGCTCGGCGAGGACATCTCCAACCTCACCCGCCGCGGCGCCATCATGGGAACGATGGCGTACATGGCCCCGGAGCAGTGGGGCATCGGCGTCCCCATCGACCACCGGGCCGACATCTGGGCCGTGGGCATCATGTTGTTCCGGATGATCGCCGGCAAGCACCCGTTGGACCCGCTGCGCGGCCCGCAGCTCATGGTCACGGCGATGATGGACGAGCCGATGCCGCGCCTGCAGAGCGTGGTACCGGACGCCCCGCCGGACCTTGCCGCCGTCATCGACCGCTGCCTGCTCAAACCCAAGGACGAGCGCTTCCCGGACGCGCAGTCGTTGCTGCGCGCCCTGGAGCCCTTCCTGCCCGGCCGCTACAGCCGCGAGCTGCGCATCGACGAGAGTCCCTACGCGGGCCTCAGCTCCTTCCAGGAAGCGGACGCGGACCGCTTCTTCGGCCGCACCCGGGAGATCGCCGCCCTGGTGAACCGCATCAGCGACCGGCCACTGCTGGCCGTCGTGGGCCCATCGGGTACGGGAAAGTCCTCGTTCGTGCGCGCGGGCCTCGTGCCCGTCCTCAAGCGCTCCGGAACGGCCTGGGAGTCGCTCGTCATCCGCCCCGGGCGCAGCCCGCTGACGGCCCTGGCGAACATCATCGCGCCGCTGATGAGCTCCTCCACCACCGTCGAGGAGGACATCCAGGAGCAGCAGAAGCTCGTCGAGCGCCTGCACGCCGAGCCCGGCTACGTGGGCAGCGTGCTGCGCAGCCGCGCCCGGCGCGAGCGGCGGAAGATATTGCTCTTCATCGACCAGTTCGAGGAGCTCTACACGCTGGTGCCGGACGCCCGGGAGCGCCTGGCCTTCACCGCGTGCCTGTCGGGCATCGCGGACGACGCCACCTCCCCCATCCGCGTCATCCTCTCCATCCGCTCGGACTTCCTGGACCGGGTGCCCGAGGACGAGCGCTTCATGGCCGAGCTGAGCCAGGGGCTCTACTTCCTCACCTCGCCCAGCCGCGAGGGCCTGCGCGACGCGCTGGTGCAGCCGGCGGAGATGGCCGGCTACCAGTTCGAGACTCCAGCGATGGTGGACAACATGCTGGAGCACCTGGACGCCACCCAGGGCGCCCTGCCGCTGCTGCAGTTCGCCGCCACGCAGCTCTGGGAGTCCCGGGACACGAAGCGCAAGCTGCTCACCGAGAGCGCCTACCAGTCGATTGGGGGCATCGCGGGCGCGCTCGCCAGCCACGCCGACAACGTGCTCGCGAGCATGTCCAACACGGAGCGCACGCTGGTGCGCGCGCTCTTCCTGCGCCTCGTCACCCCGGATCGCACGCGCGCCATCGTCTCCCTGGACGAGCTGCGCGAGCTGACGAAGGACTCGGGGGAGATGCAGCGGCTCATCGACCACCTCGTCCAGGCGCGCCTGCTCGTCGTGCAGACGGGAGGCGGCGCCACGGGCGCCACGGTGGAGATCGTGCACGAGTCGCTGCTGCACAGCTGGCCCACGCTGCGGCGCTGGCTGGACGAGGGACAGGAGGACGCGGGCTTCCTGGAGCAGCTGCGCAACGCGGCCCGGCAGTGGCAGGCCAAGAACTTCGACGACAACCTGCTGTGGCGCGGAGAGATGGTGGAGGAAGCGCAGCGCTTCCAGCGCCGCTTCCGCGGGGAGCTGCCCCGGCTCCACCAGGACTACCTCGAGGCGGTCTTCTCGCAGGCGAAGAAGGGCAAGAGGCTGAGGCGGGCGCTGCTCATCGGCGCCACGACCTTCCTGGGCCTGCTGGTCATCGCGGCGGCGGTGGCGCTGGTGGTCATCCGCAACGCGCAGCAGGAGGCCGAGCGCCAGGCGGAGGTGGCCTTGAAGGCGGAGGTCGTGGCGCGCACCGCGGAGATGGAGGCGAAGCAGCGTCTGGCCGAGGTGCAGGCCAAGGAGTTGGAGCGTCAGAAGGCGCAACAGGAGGCGGAGGCCGCCAACGCGCAGGTGGAGCTCACCAACGAGGAGCTGCTGCGCAAGAACGACGAGCTGCTGTCCGCGCTCGAGCGGGCCCAGGAAGCGCAGCTGCGTGCCAAGGGCGCCAGGAGACGCGCCGAGAGGAGCGCGAGGGAGGCACGCGAGGCCAAGGAAGAAGCCATCCGGGCGGCGGAGAGCCTCGCCACGTTGCTGCGCCGCGAGCAGGAGCGCGTCCAGCGCCTGCAGTCCCAGCTCGGCAGTCCGGTCATCGAGGTCCTGAAGTGA
- a CDS encoding PEGA domain-containing protein, whose product MMNTSKVALTMSAALLALWAVPAEAQRPRPRQQAGAQKSARKQTGSKQRGRARPDSPAAESAHAGTTPDAPVLASQPTSPQQPNTSLEPVGERPWANGVSKQQQDTAMALFQAGNTLLKESVFVQAAEKYRQALAAWDHPAIHYNLALALMNLDQPIEVHEHLVAALRYGPAPLENEKFEYARNYKTLMERQLARVDISCDTPGATVTMDGQTLFVAPGRYTGLVRPGAHSIVASKEGFLPTDQSRTLLPGETTTLELKMFTSEDLIEYRRKWPAWMPWLVAGAGMAVGGGSSWLHLQARDNIRALDAGVTECGGCFLTPSLDANRTRANTYQTLAIGGYAVGGAALITGVVLVYLNQPQPHRIDPTQKKVEVVGVTPLIGGGTGGLLTTFRF is encoded by the coding sequence ATGATGAACACGTCCAAGGTCGCTCTCACCATGTCGGCGGCGCTCCTGGCGCTGTGGGCGGTGCCCGCGGAGGCCCAGCGGCCCCGCCCCCGGCAGCAGGCCGGCGCGCAGAAGTCCGCCAGGAAGCAAACCGGCTCCAAACAGCGGGGCCGCGCCCGGCCCGACTCGCCCGCCGCCGAGTCCGCCCATGCGGGCACGACCCCGGATGCCCCCGTCCTGGCGTCACAGCCCACCTCTCCACAGCAGCCGAACACCTCGCTCGAGCCGGTCGGGGAGCGGCCCTGGGCCAACGGCGTGTCCAAGCAGCAGCAGGACACCGCGATGGCGCTCTTCCAGGCGGGCAACACGCTGCTCAAGGAGTCCGTCTTCGTCCAGGCCGCCGAGAAGTACCGCCAGGCGCTCGCGGCATGGGATCACCCGGCCATCCACTACAACCTGGCGCTGGCGCTGATGAACCTCGATCAACCCATCGAGGTCCACGAGCACCTGGTGGCGGCGCTGCGCTACGGCCCGGCGCCCCTCGAGAACGAGAAGTTCGAGTACGCCCGCAACTACAAGACGCTCATGGAGCGGCAGCTCGCCCGGGTGGACATCTCCTGTGACACGCCCGGCGCCACCGTGACGATGGACGGCCAGACGCTGTTCGTGGCCCCCGGACGCTACACGGGGCTGGTACGCCCCGGCGCGCACAGCATCGTCGCCTCGAAGGAGGGCTTCCTCCCCACCGACCAGAGCCGCACGCTGCTGCCCGGTGAGACGACGACCCTCGAGCTGAAGATGTTCACCTCCGAGGACCTCATCGAGTACCGGAGGAAGTGGCCCGCGTGGATGCCCTGGCTGGTGGCCGGTGCGGGCATGGCCGTGGGCGGGGGAAGCAGCTGGCTCCACCTGCAGGCCCGCGACAACATCCGCGCCCTCGATGCCGGGGTCACGGAGTGTGGTGGCTGCTTCCTGACGCCGAGCCTCGACGCCAACCGAACCCGCGCCAACACCTACCAGACCCTGGCCATCGGTGGGTATGCCGTCGGCGGGGCCGCGCTCATCACCGGCGTGGTGCTCGTCTACCTCAATCAACCCCAGCCCCATCGCATCGATCCCACCCAGAAGAAGGTGGAGGTCGTGGGTGTCACCCCCCTGATCGGCGGCGGCACGGGCGGTCTCCTGACGACGTTCCGTTTCTGA
- a CDS encoding DUF4215 domain-containing protein, which produces MRREQPPPMTGRIATIALALLVLPFLPSCFEPTSVECPSGLFCPTGQKCAAKQDVCIKTDCGDGIIQEGEACDDGNIVDGDGCSRTCTSTEICGNQIVDTAREEVCDDGNTRGKDGCSADCKSSELCGNGIVDRAVGEVCDDYNTRSGDGCSADCLSIETCGNGYVDTAKNEKCDDGNTDSGDGCSADCRSQESCGNGYVDIAKGEVCDDGNNVNTDGCSSDCKSNETCGNGVKDISVGEFCDDGNNVSGDGCSADCKSGEGCGNGVRDSDEQCDDGGESPNCNANCTLRICGDGIVNHTAGEQCDDRGESPNCNANCTLRQCGDGIVNSRAGEQCDNGTTADSPNCDNDCTIPFCGDSHVNGTLGEVCDTGGNTPTCNANCKPAACGDKYLNTAAGEQCDDGPNSPYCDNDCTPPLCGDNTLNTAAGERCDDGNTSNDDDCLGSCQPNICGDGRVNVSGPTRTEACDDGNTTTESECAYNTRTCTYCNATCSAVLDLTGRYCGDGSRNDPSERCDDGNTTTETECSYGNASCSACDAACSTVLNLTGRYCGDGAKNDPSEACDDGNKVTETECRYGDETCTLCNETCSATLNLTGRYCGDGAKNDPSEACDDGNKVTETSCPYGQENCTRCNATCSTVLNLTGPHCGDGIKNDPSEVCDDGDKITNTECPYGQQTCTLCNATCTETIALTGRYCGDGTKDASETCDDGNTTTETSCPYGEASCTRCNATCSAVLNLTGPHCGDGTKDESEVCDDGNTITETSCPYGTLSCTRCDATCSAPLNLNGPYCGDGLVTNSEVCDDGNSNTCGTCNASCTQNQLERATGTITTVGGTSLNDGDRFTIIDGINSTTVTFEFDRFGGGVGGSNIAIPYANSDSSSQIANYVAEAINTKVTVPFDISATASGNTVTVEHQLEGAYGNRAMTENVNGSASFKVNGLSGGGGYDCPAGTGCTRDQDCDPSLVCMPDGTCGTP; this is translated from the coding sequence ATGAGACGTGAGCAGCCTCCTCCCATGACCGGCCGTATCGCCACGATCGCGCTGGCGCTGCTGGTCCTCCCCTTCCTCCCCTCCTGCTTCGAGCCCACGAGCGTCGAGTGCCCCTCCGGGCTCTTCTGCCCCACCGGCCAGAAGTGCGCCGCCAAACAGGACGTGTGCATCAAGACGGACTGTGGCGACGGCATCATCCAGGAGGGCGAGGCCTGCGACGACGGCAACATCGTCGACGGCGACGGCTGTAGCCGCACCTGTACGTCGACGGAGATCTGCGGCAACCAGATCGTCGACACGGCGCGGGAGGAGGTCTGCGACGACGGCAACACCCGCGGCAAGGACGGCTGCAGCGCCGACTGCAAGTCCAGCGAGCTGTGCGGCAACGGCATCGTGGACCGGGCCGTGGGCGAGGTCTGCGACGACTACAACACCCGCTCGGGTGACGGCTGCAGCGCCGACTGTCTGTCCATCGAGACGTGCGGCAACGGCTACGTGGACACCGCCAAGAACGAGAAGTGCGACGACGGCAACACCGACAGCGGTGACGGCTGCAGCGCCGACTGCCGCTCCCAGGAGAGCTGCGGCAACGGCTACGTGGACATCGCCAAGGGCGAGGTCTGCGACGACGGCAACAACGTGAACACCGATGGCTGCAGCTCCGACTGCAAGTCCAACGAGACGTGCGGCAACGGCGTCAAGGACATCTCGGTCGGCGAGTTCTGCGACGACGGCAACAACGTGAGCGGCGACGGCTGCAGCGCCGACTGCAAGTCGGGCGAGGGCTGTGGCAACGGCGTGCGCGACTCCGACGAGCAGTGCGACGACGGGGGCGAGTCGCCCAACTGCAACGCCAACTGCACGCTGCGCATCTGCGGTGACGGCATCGTCAACCACACCGCGGGGGAGCAGTGCGACGACAGGGGCGAGTCGCCCAACTGCAACGCCAACTGCACGCTGCGCCAGTGCGGCGATGGCATCGTGAACTCCAGGGCCGGGGAGCAGTGCGACAACGGTACCACCGCGGACAGCCCCAACTGCGACAACGACTGCACCATCCCCTTCTGCGGCGACAGCCACGTCAACGGCACTCTCGGCGAGGTGTGCGACACGGGCGGCAATACGCCGACGTGCAACGCCAACTGCAAACCGGCCGCCTGCGGCGACAAGTACCTCAACACGGCGGCTGGCGAGCAGTGCGACGATGGCCCGAACTCGCCCTACTGCGACAACGACTGCACGCCGCCCCTGTGTGGTGACAACACCCTCAACACGGCGGCCGGCGAGCGGTGCGACGACGGCAACACCAGCAACGACGACGACTGCCTCGGCTCGTGCCAGCCCAACATCTGCGGCGATGGCAGGGTCAACGTCTCCGGTCCGACGCGCACCGAGGCCTGCGACGACGGCAACACCACCACCGAGTCCGAGTGCGCGTACAACACCCGCACCTGCACCTACTGCAACGCGACCTGCTCCGCCGTCCTCGACCTCACGGGCCGCTACTGCGGCGACGGCTCGAGGAACGACCCGAGCGAGCGGTGCGACGACGGCAACACCACCACCGAGACCGAGTGCTCGTACGGCAACGCGAGCTGCTCGGCGTGTGACGCGGCCTGCTCGACGGTGCTCAACCTCACGGGCCGCTACTGCGGCGACGGCGCGAAGAACGACCCCAGCGAGGCGTGCGACGACGGCAACAAGGTCACCGAGACGGAGTGCAGGTACGGCGACGAGACCTGCACCCTGTGTAACGAGACCTGCTCGGCCACCCTCAACCTCACGGGCCGCTATTGCGGCGACGGCGCGAAGAACGACCCCAGCGAGGCGTGCGACGACGGCAACAAGGTCACCGAGACCAGCTGCCCCTACGGCCAGGAGAACTGCACCCGGTGCAACGCGACCTGCTCCACCGTCCTCAACCTCACCGGCCCCCACTGCGGTGATGGCATCAAGAACGACCCGAGCGAGGTCTGTGACGACGGCGACAAGATCACCAACACCGAGTGTCCCTATGGCCAGCAGACCTGCACCCTGTGCAACGCGACGTGCACGGAAACCATCGCGCTCACGGGCCGCTACTGTGGTGACGGCACGAAGGACGCGAGCGAGACCTGCGACGACGGCAATACCACCACCGAGACGTCCTGCCCCTACGGCGAGGCGAGCTGCACCCGCTGCAACGCGACCTGCTCCGCCGTCCTCAACCTCACCGGCCCCCACTGCGGGGACGGCACGAAGGACGAGAGCGAGGTCTGCGACGACGGCAACACCATCACCGAGACCTCATGCCCCTACGGCACCTTGAGCTGCACCCGGTGCGACGCGACCTGCTCGGCCCCCCTCAACCTCAACGGCCCCTACTGCGGTGACGGGCTCGTCACCAACTCCGAGGTGTGCGACGACGGCAACTCCAATACCTGCGGCACCTGCAATGCCTCGTGCACGCAGAACCAGCTCGAGAGGGCCACCGGCACCATCACCACCGTTGGGGGCACGAGCCTCAATGATGGCGACAGGTTCACCATCATCGATGGCATCAACAGCACCACGGTCACCTTCGAGTTCGACAGGTTCGGAGGTGGAGTCGGCGGGAGCAATATCGCGATCCCCTACGCGAACTCCGATTCGTCGAGCCAGATCGCCAACTACGTCGCGGAAGCCATCAATACGAAGGTGACCGTTCCCTTCGATATCTCCGCGACGGCAAGCGGAAACACCGTGACCGTCGAGCACCAATTGGAGGGCGCGTACGGCAACCGCGCCATGACCGAGAACGTCAACGGGAGCGCCTCCTTCAAGGTCAACGGGCTGTCCGGTGGCGGCGGCTACGACTGCCCGGCGGGCACCGGGTGCACGAGAGACCAGGACTGCGACCCCAGCCTGGTGTGCATGCCCGACGGCACCTGCGGAACGCCGTAG
- a CDS encoding M4 family metallopeptidase, producing the protein MVRNRILAALLALPLAACGVEGSDKSPPESTGDVGTLSSADVKAALSVIPGAEVLGRHSDGVIPFFVRGDFGSAGESLRGLAAGDASARVGDALTRIAPIFRLDVADLVAWRTTVDERGHTHIRYAQMKNGLPVVGHELIVHVDESGRVYAVNGTARDGENVPATARIDRDAATTAALRNTKGTGLAARSARLVYYRPEVGGLQLAYEVEVTGEGPTLPVRDHVFVSARDGSLLGRASEIHTALNRKVYSANNGTSTPGTLKRGEGQAATGDAHVDTNYDKLGDTYNCYKNLFGRDSIDNAGGTLISTVHYSRNYVNAYWDGTQMVYGDGDGVNSIELGKDLDVTVHELTHAVTEHESNLIYSGQSGGLNESMSDIFAGVCESYFTGTWATTPDIFMIGEDIWTPATPNDALRYMDDPAKDGDSLDWFPDYSSGVDVHYSSGISNLAFALMSKGGTHPRGKSTTVVPTLGVETAGRIFYKANTDYFTASTTFAQAKTYTEQAATALGYDTATVEGVTAAWTAVGVGATTPPPPTCTTPVALTNGTAVTGISVASGAWSCTYTLAVPAGSSNLKFDLSGGSGDGDMYVKFGAEPTSSSYDCRPYKSGNTESCSFATPSAGTWYVKIYGYSAASSMSLKGAYTTGSDGGGNVLTSGVESAQYSGAKSSWTCFTLSVPSGKTSVVFNQTGKTGTSGDADLYVRFGAQPTTSSYNCRPYKSGNTESCTISNPSAGTWYACSYGYSAYTNVTMKGTY; encoded by the coding sequence TTGGTACGTAATCGGATTCTGGCTGCGCTCCTCGCGCTCCCCCTGGCGGCGTGCGGTGTGGAGGGCTCGGACAAGTCTCCGCCGGAGAGCACCGGCGATGTTGGCACCCTTTCCTCGGCCGACGTGAAGGCCGCCTTGAGCGTCATCCCCGGTGCCGAGGTGCTCGGCAGGCACTCGGACGGGGTGATTCCCTTCTTCGTGCGCGGTGACTTCGGCTCCGCGGGCGAGTCGCTTCGGGGTCTCGCGGCCGGAGACGCGAGCGCCCGGGTGGGTGACGCGCTCACCCGCATCGCCCCCATCTTCCGTCTGGATGTGGCGGATCTGGTGGCCTGGCGCACCACGGTGGACGAGCGGGGCCACACCCACATCCGCTATGCCCAGATGAAGAACGGGCTGCCGGTGGTGGGCCACGAGCTCATCGTGCACGTGGACGAGAGCGGCCGCGTCTACGCCGTCAACGGCACCGCCCGCGACGGTGAGAACGTTCCGGCCACCGCGCGCATCGACCGGGATGCCGCCACCACGGCCGCCCTGCGCAACACGAAGGGCACGGGCCTCGCCGCCCGGAGCGCGCGGCTCGTCTACTACCGTCCCGAGGTCGGCGGCCTCCAGCTGGCCTACGAGGTGGAGGTGACGGGCGAGGGCCCGACGCTGCCCGTGCGTGACCACGTCTTCGTGAGCGCGCGCGATGGCTCCCTCCTCGGCCGTGCCTCGGAGATCCACACGGCGCTCAACCGCAAGGTGTACTCGGCCAACAACGGCACGAGTACGCCGGGAACCCTCAAGCGCGGCGAGGGCCAGGCCGCCACGGGCGACGCCCACGTCGACACCAACTACGACAAGCTCGGCGACACCTACAACTGCTACAAGAACCTCTTCGGCCGCGACTCCATCGACAACGCGGGCGGCACGCTCATCAGTACGGTCCACTACAGCCGCAACTACGTGAACGCCTACTGGGACGGCACCCAGATGGTGTACGGCGATGGGGACGGCGTGAACTCCATCGAGCTGGGCAAGGACCTGGACGTGACCGTGCACGAGCTCACCCACGCGGTGACCGAGCACGAGTCCAACCTCATCTACTCGGGCCAGTCCGGCGGCCTCAACGAGTCCATGTCCGACATCTTCGCCGGCGTGTGCGAGAGCTACTTCACCGGCACCTGGGCCACGACCCCGGACATCTTCATGATCGGCGAGGACATCTGGACGCCGGCCACGCCCAACGACGCGCTCCGTTACATGGACGACCCGGCCAAGGACGGTGACTCGCTCGACTGGTTCCCGGACTACTCCTCGGGCGTGGACGTGCACTACAGCTCGGGTATCAGCAACCTGGCCTTCGCGCTCATGTCGAAGGGTGGCACGCACCCGCGCGGCAAGAGCACCACGGTGGTGCCGACGCTGGGCGTGGAGACGGCGGGCCGCATCTTCTACAAGGCCAACACGGACTACTTCACGGCGTCCACCACGTTCGCCCAGGCCAAGACGTACACCGAGCAGGCCGCGACGGCGCTCGGCTACGACACGGCCACCGTGGAGGGCGTGACGGCGGCCTGGACGGCCGTGGGGGTGGGCGCCACCACGCCTCCGCCGCCGACCTGCACGACGCCCGTCGCGCTCACCAACGGCACGGCGGTGACCGGCATCTCCGTGGCCTCCGGCGCGTGGAGCTGCACCTATACGCTGGCCGTGCCCGCGGGCTCCTCCAACCTGAAGTTCGACCTGAGCGGTGGCTCGGGTGACGGCGACATGTACGTGAAGTTCGGCGCCGAGCCGACCAGCTCCTCGTACGACTGCCGTCCGTACAAGAGCGGCAACACGGAGAGCTGCTCCTTCGCCACGCCGAGCGCCGGTACCTGGTATGTGAAGATCTACGGCTACTCGGCCGCCTCGAGCATGAGCCTGAAGGGCGCGTACACCACGGGCTCCGACGGAGGGGGCAACGTGCTGACCAGCGGCGTGGAGTCGGCCCAGTACTCGGGCGCCAAGAGCTCGTGGACCTGCTTCACGCTGAGCGTGCCGAGCGGGAAGACGTCGGTGGTCTTCAACCAGACGGGCAAGACGGGCACCTCGGGCGACGCGGACCTGTACGTGCGCTTCGGCGCGCAGCCCACCACCAGCAGCTACAACTGCCGTCCGTACAAGAGCGGCAACACGGAGAGCTGCACCATCAGCAATCCGAGCGCCGGCACCTGGTACGCCTGCTCGTACGGCTACAGCGCGTACACCAACGTGACGATGAAGGGCACCTACTGA
- a CDS encoding MotA/TolQ/ExbB proton channel family protein — protein sequence MMSFVLLAQMGNEQVGWLSRKLLGVTLTSAEWVLWVLVILSVLSIALMLERAVYFATHRLPNSEELALRLARGELEAVRTAVGNHKGMEAAVLREALASVDQGADTVEQVIASTVARERPQYERYLSFLGTLGNNAPFIGLFGTVLGIIKAFHDLGNMGAKGAAIQQTVMAGISEALVATAVGLAVAIPAVVAFNVFNRQLKTLTSRTNALGHALVGSLRAERAGSAPRAVASGEAR from the coding sequence ATGATGTCCTTCGTCCTCCTGGCCCAGATGGGCAATGAGCAGGTTGGCTGGCTCAGCCGCAAGCTGCTCGGCGTGACGCTCACCAGTGCCGAGTGGGTGCTCTGGGTGCTCGTCATCCTCTCCGTTCTCTCCATCGCGCTGATGCTGGAGCGGGCCGTGTACTTCGCCACGCACCGGCTGCCGAACTCCGAGGAACTGGCCCTGCGGCTGGCCCGGGGTGAGCTCGAGGCGGTGCGCACCGCCGTGGGCAACCACAAGGGAATGGAGGCCGCCGTGCTGCGCGAGGCCCTCGCCTCCGTGGACCAGGGCGCGGACACGGTGGAGCAGGTCATCGCCTCCACGGTGGCGCGCGAGCGTCCCCAGTACGAGCGCTACCTGTCGTTCCTGGGCACGCTGGGCAACAACGCGCCCTTCATCGGCCTGTTCGGCACGGTGCTCGGCATCATCAAGGCCTTCCACGACCTGGGGAACATGGGTGCCAAGGGCGCCGCCATCCAGCAGACGGTGATGGCGGGCATCTCCGAGGCGCTCGTGGCCACGGCCGTGGGCCTCGCGGTGGCCATCCCCGCGGTGGTGGCCTTCAACGTCTTCAACCGTCAGCTCAAGACGCTCACCTCGCGCACCAACGCGCTGGGTCATGCGCTGGTGGGCAGCCTGCGCGCCGAGCGTGCCGGGAGCGCTCCGCGCGCCGTGGCGTCCGGGGAGGCGCGTTAG
- a CDS encoding ExbD/TolR family protein — translation MAGGAQDNDDEITGINVTPLVDVVLVLLIIFMVTANFIVRETVEVDLPRAANGGETVQGLVNVVLDKQGKLFFDGAEVSEDELRRKVVESLAKDKDTRAIISADQSLPYGRVMRLIDVVKGEGIAKFALNIEKDVAPAAAPAAP, via the coding sequence ATGGCCGGCGGCGCGCAGGACAACGACGACGAGATCACGGGCATCAACGTCACCCCGCTGGTGGACGTGGTGCTGGTGCTCCTCATCATCTTCATGGTGACGGCCAACTTCATCGTCCGCGAGACGGTGGAGGTGGACCTGCCCCGCGCCGCCAATGGAGGCGAGACGGTCCAGGGGCTCGTCAACGTGGTGCTCGACAAGCAGGGCAAGCTCTTCTTCGACGGAGCGGAGGTGAGCGAGGACGAGCTGCGGCGCAAGGTGGTCGAGTCGCTGGCGAAGGACAAGGACACGCGCGCCATCATCAGCGCGGACCAGAGCCTGCCGTACGGGCGGGTGATGCGGCTCATCGACGTGGTGAAGGGCGAGGGCATCGCCAAATTCGCGCTCAACATCGAGAAGGACGTGGCGCCCGCGGCTGCACCCGCGGCGCCCTGA